In the Streptomyces coeruleoprunus genome, CAGCACCGTGATCAGCTCCAGCAGTTCGGACGTCCACTCCTGGAGCCAGGCGGACGGGCGGACTGCCTCCAGGGTGCCCGGCTCGGGCACGGTGGTGCGTCGCTCGAACCAGAGGGGAAGCACGCGCACCCCGCCCACGTGGAACTCCCAGGCCTCCGCCGGGACCGGGGCGACGCGCCCCTCGTCCACGTGCAGGGTCTCCGCCTCGGCGTCGTACCGCAGGCTCGCGGGGCGCGGCGGAAGGGCGGCCCGGACGTAGGGGCGCCGCCCGCCGGGGAGCCGCGGGCGCTCACGCCCCCGGGCACCGCGCAGCTGGACGTCGGTCATCCGGCGGCCCAGCGCGACGCCGGACGCCCACACACCGGGGTCGGCCGGCAGGGGCACGCGGCAGCCGCCGGGCGCCACCCGGGCGGCCGCCACCGCCCAGGCCAGGACCTCCTCGGCGGTCACCTCCCGGCCGTACCGCGACCCGAGCAGGGCGAGCAGCCCGGGCGCGACGTTCGGCTCCCGCCCGCCGGGGCGCCGGTACAGCGGGCGGATGCGGCCGGGACGGCCGGCGGGGGAGTGGCCGTCCGGCAGCGTGGCGGTCACCAGCAGCGCGGGCCCCGCGGCCTGGGGGACGTGCCCCTGCTCCACGGCGAACAGCTGACGCTCGTCCGCCACCCGCCACAACTCCGGCCGCGCCACGTCGATCAGCCGGTGGTCGGGCAGCAGCCACTGCTCGTCGAACGGCCCGTGCGCCACCCGCACCGGCTCGGGGCACGGCCCGGGCTCCCGCACGAACCGCCCCGTCCCGGTGCGCTGCCCCGGCAGGGCGGCGACGGCGCTGCGCGGCGTACGGGCCCGGCTCGGCCGGAACAGGGTCTCGCGGTCGGCGCCCTCGGCGGCCACCAGCGCGTCCCACCGCGCCCGCAGCGTCCGCGCGTCCGGGGCGAGCACCCAGGCGCGCCCCAGCCGCAGCGGCGCCACGGACCACGGCATGACCTCGTCGAGCAGCGGCATGTCATCGGTCGGCACGGCCCGCATCGTAGTGACCCGCCGCTCCCTCAGTCCGCCTCCACCGTCACCGTGAACGAGAAGCGGTCGCCCCGGTAGCGGATCCGGGCGACGTCCACCACGCGGCCCGCCTCGTCGTACGTGACGCCCGTGTAGTGGAGGATCGGCGACAGCAGCGGAACGTCGAGGAGTTCGGCCGTCTCCGGGTCGGCGAGCCGGGCCTCCACCGTGTCGGTGATCCGGCTGATCCGCACGCCGACCACGTCCCTCAGGACCTTGGTCATCGGCCAGCGCTCCAGGTCCGCCAGGTCGATCCGGTCGGCGACCTCCGGACGGACCGCGTTCTCCGCCCAGTTCGTCGGCTCGCCCGTCTCGCCGTCCCGCCGCAGCCGCCGGTACGTGACCACCTCGGGCACGTCCGGGAAGTGCTCGGCGAGGTCGCCGGGCACCTTCCGCGCGCCATGGCCGAGGACCGTCGTCCGCTCGCCGGACTGCTGGGCCACGATCGCGTCGATCGAGCCCAGCAGCCGGCGCGGGGCGCTGCGCCGGGCCCCCGGCTCGATGAACGTCCCGCGCCGCCGGTGCCTGCTGATCAGGCCCTCCGCCTCCAGCTCCTTCAGCGCCTGCCGCATGGTCAGCACGCTCACGCCGTAGTGCGCCGCCAGCTGCTCCTCGGTGGGCAGTCGCAGCGAGGCGTCCGGGGAGCGCCCCAGTATCGAGGCGCGCAAGGACTGCGAGACCTGGTACCACAGCGGCAGCTTGCGGTTCAGGACCAGCGAGTCGGGGGCGAAGGCGGTCACGGCATCTCCGTACTGCTCCGTACTGGGCTCCTACGGCCGGAAGTGGCGCTCAAGACCCTGCCACACGTCGTCGTACCCCTGCTGCAGGTGGTCGGCGTCCGCCGCCTGGGCCGTGGCCGTCACGGGCCAGCGCGTCTCGAACATGAAGGCCAGACCGTCGTCGATCTTCTGGGGCTTCAGCTCCGCCGCGCTGGCCTTGTCGAAGGTCTCCCGGTCGGGGCCGTGCGCGGACATCATGTTGTGCAGCGAACCGCCGCCCGGCACGAAGCCCTCCGCCTTCGCGTCGTACGCGCCCTCGATGAGGCCCATGTACTCGCTCATCACGTTGCGGTGGAAGTACGGCGGGCGGAAGGTGTCCTCGCCGACGAGCCAGCGCGGCGCGAAGACGACGAAGTCGACGCCCGCGAGTCCCGGGGTGTCGGACGGCGAGGTCAGGACCGTGAAGATCGACGGGTCCGGGTGGTCGTAGCTGATCGACCCGATGACGTTGAAGGTCCGCAGGTCGTAGACGTACGGGACGTGGTTGCCGTGCCAGGCGACGACGTCCAGCGGGGAGTGGCCGTACGTCGCGGTCCAGAGGTTGCCGCAGTACTTGTTGACCACCTCGACCGGGCCCTCGACGTCCTCGTAGGCGGCCACCGGGGCGCGGAAGTCCCGGGGGTTGGCCAGGCCGTTGGCGCCGATCGGGCCCAGGTCGGGGAGCTGGAACGGCTGCCCGTAGTTCTCGCAGACGTAGCCGCGAGCGGACTCGTCGAGCAGCTCCACCCGGAAGCGCACCCCGCGCGGGACCAGCGCCACCTCGCCCGGGCGGGCGGCGAGCAGTCCCAGCTCGGTGCGCAGCAGCAGCCCGCCCCGCTCGGGGACGATCAGCAGCTCGCCGTCGGCGTCGCTGAAGACCCGGTCCATGGAGGCGTTGGCGTGGTAGAGGTGCACGGCCATGCCGGTGCGCTGGGCCGCGTCGCCGTTGCCGCCCAGGGTCCACAGGCCGGCCAGCCAGTCGGTGCCGGGCGCCGGGGCGGGCAGTGGGTTCCAGCGCAGCCGGTTGGGGTCCGGCACGGTCTCGGTGAAGGGGGCCGTGCGCAGGGCGCCGTTGTCGGTGCGCCGGAACGCCGGGTGCGCGGCCGAGGGGCGGATCCGGTACAGCCACGAGCGGCGGTTGTGCGCCCGCGGCTCGGTGAAGGCGCTGCCGCTCAGCTGCTCCGCGTACAGCCCGAGGGGGGCGCGCTGCGGGGAGTTGCGGCCCGCCGGCAGGGCTCCCGGTACGGCCTCCGAATGGTGTTCGTTGCCGAAACCGGAGAGGTACTCCAGGGCCTCGGCCGTCTTCCTGGCCTGCTCGCCGCCGTCCATGGTCATCACGTGCTCCTGCCGTCACCCATGAAAGAACTGAATCCTATGGAAGACCGTAGGATTCCGCGCGGCCCACGTCAACGGGGGTCGCCCCCGGACGGGCCCGGGCGGGTGGCAATGGGACGCTTCCGCCGCCGGAGGGGTTCCGGCCGG is a window encoding:
- a CDS encoding type ISP restriction/modification enzyme, which translates into the protein MRAVPTDDMPLLDEVMPWSVAPLRLGRAWVLAPDARTLRARWDALVAAEGADRETLFRPSRARTPRSAVAALPGQRTGTGRFVREPGPCPEPVRVAHGPFDEQWLLPDHRLIDVARPELWRVADERQLFAVEQGHVPQAAGPALLVTATLPDGHSPAGRPGRIRPLYRRPGGREPNVAPGLLALLGSRYGREVTAEEVLAWAVAAARVAPGGCRVPLPADPGVWASGVALGRRMTDVQLRGARGRERPRLPGGRRPYVRAALPPRPASLRYDAEAETLHVDEGRVAPVPAEAWEFHVGGVRVLPLWFERRTTVPEPGTLEAVRPSAWLQEWTSELLELITVLALLGALDAERTALADGTAAGGLLGRAELTAAGVLPVPDAARRPASVLDLPEEGPEGQFALL
- a CDS encoding GntR family transcriptional regulator, which codes for MTAFAPDSLVLNRKLPLWYQVSQSLRASILGRSPDASLRLPTEEQLAAHYGVSVLTMRQALKELEAEGLISRHRRRGTFIEPGARRSAPRRLLGSIDAIVAQQSGERTTVLGHGARKVPGDLAEHFPDVPEVVTYRRLRRDGETGEPTNWAENAVRPEVADRIDLADLERWPMTKVLRDVVGVRISRITDTVEARLADPETAELLDVPLLSPILHYTGVTYDEAGRVVDVARIRYRGDRFSFTVTVEAD
- the hmgA gene encoding homogentisate 1,2-dioxygenase yields the protein MDGGEQARKTAEALEYLSGFGNEHHSEAVPGALPAGRNSPQRAPLGLYAEQLSGSAFTEPRAHNRRSWLYRIRPSAAHPAFRRTDNGALRTAPFTETVPDPNRLRWNPLPAPAPGTDWLAGLWTLGGNGDAAQRTGMAVHLYHANASMDRVFSDADGELLIVPERGGLLLRTELGLLAARPGEVALVPRGVRFRVELLDESARGYVCENYGQPFQLPDLGPIGANGLANPRDFRAPVAAYEDVEGPVEVVNKYCGNLWTATYGHSPLDVVAWHGNHVPYVYDLRTFNVIGSISYDHPDPSIFTVLTSPSDTPGLAGVDFVVFAPRWLVGEDTFRPPYFHRNVMSEYMGLIEGAYDAKAEGFVPGGGSLHNMMSAHGPDRETFDKASAAELKPQKIDDGLAFMFETRWPVTATAQAADADHLQQGYDDVWQGLERHFRP